A part of Acropora palmata chromosome 8, jaAcrPala1.3, whole genome shotgun sequence genomic DNA contains:
- the LOC141890447 gene encoding adenosine 3'-phospho 5'-phosphosulfate transporter 1-like, which translates to MEFFTMFNNNCIQIAAFVLHLILCGALVKAVENKESIEAVNLAEETGQDGAANSEDSWVESLMWNLLGYATIIVPSALVIRVLKNSNFNKKSGTGCLFRSIQLCVFGIPQDPTDADPEVGGVPSAHKDVPAPSSFSQTTVKLLFCAGGLQLSYLTWGILQERIVTKNYEEIQADGSVRLVKFTNSQFLVFVNRALALVVALTCIMFTHQPQHSAPLYKYSFSSFSNIMSSWFQYEALKFVSFPTQVLCKASKIIPVMLMGKLVSKKSYPYYEYVVAVLLSAGVSLFLLAADPTGKRTSAATTFSGAIMLLGYMAFDSFTSNWQSELFMTYKMSTLQMMFGANLFSCLFTVCSMIEGGNFFTAVEFMMSHATFCGHAIVLSLTSATGQLFIFYTIQSFGPVVFTIIMTVRMMLSIMLSCLIYSHPLSVQAMIGVIIVFVALFLRVYARYRSKA; encoded by the exons ATGGAATTTTTCACCatgtttaataataattgtatcCAAATTGCTGCCTTCGTACTTCATCTAATATTGTGCGGAGCTCTTGTTAAAGCAGTAGAAAACAAAGAGAGCATCGAAGCCGTAAATTTGGCTGAGGAAACCGGTCAAGATGGTGCGGCTAATTCTGAAGACAGTTGGGTGGAAAGTCTGATGTGGAATTTACTTGGCTACGCAACAATTATCGTTCCATCAGCTTTAGTCATTCGTGTTCTCAAGAATTCAAActttaacaaaaaaagtg gaACAGGTTGTCTATTTCGCTCCATTCAGCTTTGTGTGTTTGGTATCCCACAAGATCCCACAGACGCAGACCCAGAAGTAGGTGGTGTCCCATCAGCTCATAAAGACGTTCCTGCACCATCTAGTTTTTCTCAGACAACAGTGAAGCTGCTGTTTTGTGCTGGTGGTCTACAACTTTCCTACCTTACATGGGGAATCTTGCAGGAGCGCATTGTCACAAAGAATTATGAAGAAATCCAGGCTGATGGTTCTGTCAGATTGGTCAAGTTCACTAATTCTCAGTTCTTAGTGTTTGTAAACCGTGCTCTTGCTCTTGTTGTAGCCTTGACATGCATTATGTTCACTCATCAGCCTCAGCACAGTGCTCCTCTTTACAAGTACTCTTTTTCATCCTTCTCCAATATCATGAGTAGCTGGTTTCAATATGAGGCGCTCAAGTTTGTCAGCTTCCCAACACAAGTTCTTTGTAAAGCATCCAAGATTATTCCTGTTATGCTAATGGGAAAACTTGTCTCCAAAAAATCTTATCCCTATTACGAATATGTCGTTGCCGTGCTTCTATCTGCTGGGGTTAGCTTGTTTCTTTTGGCAGCAGATCCTACGGGGAAGCGCACCTCAGCTGCCACAACTTTTTCTGGAGCGATTATGCTCTTGGGATACATGGCATTTGATAGTTTCACTTCTAACTGGCAATCTGAGCTGTTCATGACATACAAGATGTCTACCTTACAAATGATGTTTGgtgcaaatttgttttcttgcttgTTCACCGTCTGCTCAATGATTGAAGGTGGAAATTTCTTTACGGCTGTTGAGTTTATGATGAGTCATGCAACATTCTGTGGCCATGCTATCGTTCTTTCACTGACATCAGCTACAGGTCAgctctttattttttacacCATCCAGTCGTTTGGGCCTGTAGTGTTTACGATTATCATGACTGTCCGAATGATGCTTAGCATTATGCTTTCATGCCTGATATATAGTCACCCATTGTCGGTACAGGCAATGATTGGTGTTATCATTGTATTTGTTGCCCTGTTTTTGCGTGTATATGCAAGATATCGCTCAAAAGCTTGA
- the LOC141890446 gene encoding serine/threonine-protein phosphatase 2A regulatory subunit B'' subunit gamma-like isoform X2, whose amino-acid sequence MSESGWVETLRRFNQRKIAEKDATVDEDQNFPGETDLFSKYYNEWKGTGKVNSSKNCNGIPRFYFKLPSEDEVLLQKLREEARAVFLQRKSRELLDNDELQNLWFLLDKHHTPPVIGDDQMINYEDFLKVGEKAGAKCRRFFSATVFAKLFQQDPFGRISIMQFFNYVMRKVWLHQTRIGLSLYDVAGQGYLKESDLENYILELIPTLPQLDGLEKSFYSFYVCTAVRKFFFFLDPLRTGKIKIQDILACSFLDDLLELRDEDLSKEQQDANWFSAPSALRVYGQYLSLDTDHNGMLSKEELARYGSGTLTKVFVDRVFQECLTYDGEMDYKTYLDFVLALENRKEPQALQYMFRILDVQAVGNLNIFSLNYFFREIQEEMKKHGHEPVKFLDVKDEIFDMVKPTDPYRISLQDLINSGQGETVTSILIDLNGFWTYENRELLVQDVNNE is encoded by the exons ATGAGTGAATCCGGGTGGGTAGAGACGCTACGCAGGTTTAACCAAAGGAAGATCGCAGAAAAAGACGCAA CTGTGGATGAAGATCAAAACTTCCCCGGTGAGACCGATCTTTTCAGCAAGTACTATAATGAGTGGAAAGGGACAGGCAAAGTCAACTCATCAAAGAACTGTAATGGCATACCAAGGTTTTATTTTAAG CTTCCCTCCGAAGATGAGGTTTTATTGCAAAAACTGCGAGAGGAGGCAAGAGCAGTGTTTCTTCAGAGAAAAAGTCGAGAACTTCTTGATAACGATGAGTTACAG AATCTGTGGTTTTTACTTGACAAACATCATACACCACCAGTTATTGGAGATGATCAG aTGATTAATTATGAAGACTTTTTGAAAGTTGGAGAAAAAGCAGGTGCAAAATGCAG GCGTTTCTTTAGTGCCACTGTGTTTGCAAAGCTTTTTCAACAGGATCCCTTTGGAAG GATATCGATcatgcagtttttcaactatGTGATGCGCAAAG TCTGGCTACATCAAACCAGAATAGGACTCAGTTTATACGATGTTGCAGGGCAAGGATACCTCAAGGAATCC GACCTGGAAAATTATATTTTGGAGCTAATCCCCACCTTACCACAG TTGGATGGTCTTGAGAAGTCATTCTATTCGTTCTATGTTTGCACAGCGGTcaggaaatttttctttttcttagaTCCTCTAAGAACAG GAAAGATCAAAATCCAAGACATCCTTGCTTGCAGTTTCCTTGATGATCTTCTTGAG TTAAGAGATGAAGACTTGTCCAAGGAACAGCAAGATGCTAATTGGTTTTCTGCTCCATCGGCACTGAGAGTGTATG GCCAGTATCTGAGTCTTGATACAGATCATAATGGAATGTTGAGCAAAGAGGAATTAGCAAG ATATGGATCTGGGACCTTGACCAAAGTATTTGTTGACAGAGTATTCCAGGAATGTTTGACATATGATGGAGAAATG gATTACAAGACGTATTTGGATTTTGTCCTTGCACtggaaaacagaaaagaaccACAG GCTCTACAGTATATGTTCAGAATACTTGACGTGCAA gCTGTGGGAAATCTAAATATCTTCTCTTTAAACTACTTCTTTCGG GAAATTCaagaagaaatgaagaaacatGGCCATGAACCAGTGAAATTTCTTGACGTGAAG GATGAGATTTTTGACATGGTGAAACCAACAGATCCTTACAGAATCAGCCTGCAAGACCTCATCAATAG tgGTCAAGGAGAAACAGTTACCAGCATTCTAATTGATTTGAATGGTTTTTGGACTTATGAGAACAGAGAGCTTCTTGTGCAGGATGTGAACAATGAATAA
- the LOC141890446 gene encoding serine/threonine-protein phosphatase 2A regulatory subunit B'' subunit gamma-like isoform X1, with protein MSESGWVETLRRFNQRKIAEKDAKAVDEDQNFPGETDLFSKYYNEWKGTGKVNSSKNCNGIPRFYFKLPSEDEVLLQKLREEARAVFLQRKSRELLDNDELQNLWFLLDKHHTPPVIGDDQMINYEDFLKVGEKAGAKCRRFFSATVFAKLFQQDPFGRISIMQFFNYVMRKVWLHQTRIGLSLYDVAGQGYLKESDLENYILELIPTLPQLDGLEKSFYSFYVCTAVRKFFFFLDPLRTGKIKIQDILACSFLDDLLELRDEDLSKEQQDANWFSAPSALRVYGQYLSLDTDHNGMLSKEELARYGSGTLTKVFVDRVFQECLTYDGEMDYKTYLDFVLALENRKEPQALQYMFRILDVQAVGNLNIFSLNYFFREIQEEMKKHGHEPVKFLDVKDEIFDMVKPTDPYRISLQDLINSGQGETVTSILIDLNGFWTYENRELLVQDVNNE; from the exons ATGAGTGAATCCGGGTGGGTAGAGACGCTACGCAGGTTTAACCAAAGGAAGATCGCAGAAAAAGACGCAA AAGCTGTGGATGAAGATCAAAACTTCCCCGGTGAGACCGATCTTTTCAGCAAGTACTATAATGAGTGGAAAGGGACAGGCAAAGTCAACTCATCAAAGAACTGTAATGGCATACCAAGGTTTTATTTTAAG CTTCCCTCCGAAGATGAGGTTTTATTGCAAAAACTGCGAGAGGAGGCAAGAGCAGTGTTTCTTCAGAGAAAAAGTCGAGAACTTCTTGATAACGATGAGTTACAG AATCTGTGGTTTTTACTTGACAAACATCATACACCACCAGTTATTGGAGATGATCAG aTGATTAATTATGAAGACTTTTTGAAAGTTGGAGAAAAAGCAGGTGCAAAATGCAG GCGTTTCTTTAGTGCCACTGTGTTTGCAAAGCTTTTTCAACAGGATCCCTTTGGAAG GATATCGATcatgcagtttttcaactatGTGATGCGCAAAG TCTGGCTACATCAAACCAGAATAGGACTCAGTTTATACGATGTTGCAGGGCAAGGATACCTCAAGGAATCC GACCTGGAAAATTATATTTTGGAGCTAATCCCCACCTTACCACAG TTGGATGGTCTTGAGAAGTCATTCTATTCGTTCTATGTTTGCACAGCGGTcaggaaatttttctttttcttagaTCCTCTAAGAACAG GAAAGATCAAAATCCAAGACATCCTTGCTTGCAGTTTCCTTGATGATCTTCTTGAG TTAAGAGATGAAGACTTGTCCAAGGAACAGCAAGATGCTAATTGGTTTTCTGCTCCATCGGCACTGAGAGTGTATG GCCAGTATCTGAGTCTTGATACAGATCATAATGGAATGTTGAGCAAAGAGGAATTAGCAAG ATATGGATCTGGGACCTTGACCAAAGTATTTGTTGACAGAGTATTCCAGGAATGTTTGACATATGATGGAGAAATG gATTACAAGACGTATTTGGATTTTGTCCTTGCACtggaaaacagaaaagaaccACAG GCTCTACAGTATATGTTCAGAATACTTGACGTGCAA gCTGTGGGAAATCTAAATATCTTCTCTTTAAACTACTTCTTTCGG GAAATTCaagaagaaatgaagaaacatGGCCATGAACCAGTGAAATTTCTTGACGTGAAG GATGAGATTTTTGACATGGTGAAACCAACAGATCCTTACAGAATCAGCCTGCAAGACCTCATCAATAG tgGTCAAGGAGAAACAGTTACCAGCATTCTAATTGATTTGAATGGTTTTTGGACTTATGAGAACAGAGAGCTTCTTGTGCAGGATGTGAACAATGAATAA
- the LOC141890464 gene encoding gem-associated protein 6-like produces the protein MADEEGETWSTLSIARLRKYINRRVVVYFNNRGKKEGWVHAIDPVTRTIVLEEENDKSPGAPSKKLTFIMAHATSHVVLVDQDGYSNEVHHEITDFIGSGKSSEYSEDELAKMRGEMIEWFALNRVVPVTQCSDNPAVLSVMGVLFLEPPYDHECCRSSNEIILDRVQKLIRAKQSHNSKFGI, from the coding sequence ATGGCGGACGAAGAAGGTGAAACTTGGAGCACTCTGTCCATCGCAAGATTACGTAAATATATTAATAGAAGAGTTGTAGTCTATTTTAATAACAGAGGTAAAAAGGAAGGATGGGTTCATGCTATCGATCCAGTCACTCGCACTATTGTCCTTGAGGAGGAAAACGATAAGTCACCAGGTGCTCCCTCAAAGAAGCTGACTTTTATAATGGCTCATGCAACATCACATGTAGTTTTGGTGGATCAAGATGGCTACTCAAACGAGGTTCATCATGAAATAACTGATTTTATTGGATCTGGCAAAAGTAGCGAGTATTCGGAAGATGAACTTGCTAAGATGAGAGGAGAAATGATTGAGTGGTTTGCTCTAAACCGAGTAGTTCCTGTTACTCAATGTAGTGACAACCCTGCTGTGTTATCAGTGATGGGCGTGTTGTTTTTGGAGCCACCCTATGATCACGAATGCTGTAGATCCAGTAATGAGATCATACTGGATCGTGTTCAAAAGCTTATAAGGGCAAAGCAAAGTCATAATAGCAAATTCGGTATTTGA